Below is a genomic region from Hylemonella gracilis.
CTGCGGGAGCAATCCCGACGCGACGCAACGCGCGAGCACGTCCTCGGCCATCGCCCGGTACGTCGTCCACTTGCCACCTGTTACCGTCACCAGCCCGCTGGCTGCCTGCAGCACCGTGTGCTCACGACTCAGGCTGCCGGTGTCGGAGTCATCCCCGACGGGCCGCACCAGGGGCCGCAAGCCCACCCAGATGCTCAGCACATCGGCGCGCGTGGGCGGACGCACGAGGTAGCGCGCCGCCTCGCCGAGGATGAAGTCAAGTTCGGAGCGCAAGGGTCGGGGCTCACGCGGCAGGTCTCGTCGAGGCGTGTCGGTGGTTCCGAGCACCAGCTTGCCCAGCCAGGGCACGGCAAACAGGACTCGCCCATCCGCCGTCTTGGGCACCAGCAGTGCGTGCTCACCCGGCAGGAAAGAGCGGTCCACCACCACATGCACCCCCTGGCTCGGCGCCACCATCGGCGTCACCGTCTTGCCTTGCGCACTGCCGTCCATCTGGCGCAGGTCGTCCACCCAGACGCCCGTGGCGTTGACCACGCAACGCGCCCGCACCTCGTACGACAGCCCCCGATGGCATCACGACAACGCAGACCCGTCACACGCCCGCTGTCATGCCGCAACTCGGTGACCGGGCAGTAGTTCAGCAGCAAGGCACCTTCGCGCGCCGCCGTGCGCGCCAGCGCCAGCGCCAGACGCGCGTCGTCAAACTGACCATCCCAGTACTGCACACCGCCGCTCAGACCGGTCGGTTGCAGGCGGGGCAAGGCGGCCAAGGTGTCTCGCCGGCCCAGGAAACGCGTCGGGCCCAGGCCCGCCTGACCGGCCAGCAGGTCATAGAGCTTGAGGCCGATGCCATAAAACGGCGTCTGCCACCAAGCGTAGGACGGCATGATGAACGACAAACGGGACGCCAGGTGCGGCGCATTGGCCAGCACCGTGCTGCGTTCATGCAAGGCCTCGCGCACCAGGGCGACATTGCCCTGGGCCAAGTAGCGCACGCCACCATGGAGCAGCTTGGTGGAGCGCGACGACGTGCCGCCGGCGAAGTCGTGCGACTCCAGCAGCACGACCGAATAACCGCGCGCGGCGGCGTCGAGCGCCACCCCCAGGCCGGTGGCACCGCCACCGACCACGGCCAGGTCCCAGGTGGTGGGCTCGGCCAAGCGTCCTAGCAGTTGGGGGCGCGAACTGGCATTCGGAAGTACAGACTCACTCATATCTTTAAAACATTGCAGGGATCCAAGGCCCCGGATCATCCCTCAATCCCGACCTCCTGGACCCCACTGCCAGGTAGCACAGGGCTGGCGTCCGGTCATTCGCGCGCCAACCCCCATGCATCAGCGCACCTTGCCGTCCTTCCAGGCCTGGAGCAGCTTGTCGTAGTTGATGGTCCGTCCGGTCGGCTTTTCATTGGCCAACTTGGCCCACGGCGCGGCCTTGGTGCTCAGCCACTTGGCAGGATCGCTTTTCGGGTTGAGCTTGGGCGCACAACGGGCCATGCCGGCGCGTTCCAGGCGGGCCATCACTTGATCCATTTCGTCGGCCAGGGTGTCCATGGCGGCCTGCGGCGTCTTCTCACCGGTCACCGCCTGCGCCACGTTCTTCCACCAGAGCTGGGCCAGCTTCGGATAGTCGGGCACATTGGTGCCAGTCGGCGACCAGGCCACGCGCGCGGGACTGCGGTAGAACTCGACCAGCCCCCCGAGCTTGGGCGCCATCTGCGTCATGGCTGCGGACTGGATGTCGCTCTCACGGATCGGCGTCAGCCCCACCATGGTCTTCTTGAGCGACACGGTCTTGGCCGTCACGAACTGGGCGTAGAGCCAGGCGGCGGCAGTGCGATTGGCGTCGTGCCCCGAGAAGAAGGTCCACGAGCCCACGTCCTGGTAGCCGTTCTGCATGCCATCCTTCCAGTACGGGCCGTTGGGGCCGGGCGCCATGCGCCACTTGGGCGTGCCGTCGGCATTCACCACGGGCAAGCCGGGCTTGGTCATGTCGGCCGTGAAGGCGGTGTACCAGAAGATCTGTTGCGCGATCTGGCCTTGCGCCGGCACCGGCCCGGCCTCGCCGAAGGTCATGCCGGTGGCTTCCTTGGGCGCGTACTTCTTCATCCAGTCCACATACTTGGTCAGCGCGTAGACGGCGGCGGGCGAGTTGGTGGCACCACCGCGCGCCACGGAGGCGCCCACCGGCGTGCACTTGTCCGCCGCGACACGGATACCCCACTCATCGATCGGCAGCCCGTTGGGTGCGCCGATGTCCGCGGTGCCCGCCATGGAGAGCCAGGCGTCGGTGAAACGCCAGCCCAGGCTGGGGTCCTTCTTGCCGTAATCCATGTGCCCGTAGATCGGCTTGCCGTCGATGGTCTTCACGTCATTGGTGAAGAACTCGGCGATATCCTCGTAGGCGCTCCAGTTCAGCGGCACGCCCAGGTCGTAGCCGTACTTCGCCTTGAACTTGTCCTGCAAGTCCTTGCGCGCGAACAGATCGGCGCGGAACCAGTACAGATTGGCGAACTGCTGGTCAGGCAATTGGTACAGCTTGCCATCTGGCGCCGTCGTGAACCGGGTGCCGATGAAGTCCTTGAGGTCCAAGCCCGGGTTGGTGTATTCCTTGCCCGCGCCCGCCATGTAATCGGTGAGGTTCATCACCTTGCCATAGCGGTAGTGCGTGCCGATCAGGTCCGAGTCGCTGATCCAGCCGTCATAGATCGACTTGCCGGACTGCATCGAGGTCTGCAACTTCTCGACCACATCACCTTCCTGAATCAGGTCATGCTTGACCTTGATGCCGGTGATTTCCTCGAAGGCCTTGGCCAGCGTCTTCGATTCGTACTCGTGGGTGGTGATGGTTTCCGACACCACGGAGATTTCCTTGACGCCTTTGGCCTGCAGTTTCTTGGCCGCGTCAATGAACCATTTCATTTCGGCGACCTGTCGCTCCTTGCTGAGCGTCGAGGGCTGGAATTCCGTGTCCACCCATTTCCTGGCTTCCGCCTCGCCCGCCACGGCCGATCCGGCCAGGAGGGCGATGGCCAGCGCCACCGCGGTGTATCCCGTCTTCATCATGTCTGTCTCCTCGTTATCACTTCCCCTGGAGGTTCACGATCACGTCCGACGCAGGGGAAGCTTGGCGTCGGACGAAAACAGCGATCAGCCTTTGCGCATGACCAGCAGCAACAGCAACATCGACAGCACGAAGCTGAACCAGACGGACGGCTCGGACGGCAGATCCAGCCACTCCGCCAGCTTGCCGCTGATGCCCACGAAGGCCAGGTTCACGTAGGCCGCCAGCAACAGCCCGATGAAGAGGCGGTCGCCGCGCGTGGTCTCCAGCGGAAGAAAGCCCCGGCGCCGTGTCGTCGGCGAGCGGATTTCCCACACCGTCATGCCCAGCAACAGCAGGACGATGGCGATGAAAAAAACCGCCACGGGCAGGGTCCAGGCCATCCAGTCAAACATACGCACCCCCCTGTGCGCCTGCGGCGCTTCCCCCCGGGGGGACATCGCCAGTGGCCTGGCAAAGCCAGTTCCACGGCGATCGCTGGCTTTTTCTGCGGCACGCGATCGCAGGCTGTTGAACGCAGGTCGAGGCGATCGGATTGAGCGTCATGGTCGTTCCTCCGGGCTCACACCCGTCCCATCGCGAAACCCTTCGCGATGTAATGCCGAACAAACCAGATCACGATGGCGCCCGGCACGATGGTCAGCACGCCGGCGGCCGCCAGCGTGGCCCAGTCCATGCCCGACGCGGACACCGTGCGCGTCATCGTGGCCACGATGGGCTTGGCATTGACGCTGGTCAGCGTGCGCGCCAGCAACAACTCCACCCAGCTGAACATGAAGCAGAAAAAGGCCGCCACGCCGACACCGGCCTTGATCAGCGGCAGAAAAATGGTCAAAAAGAAGCGCGGAAAGCTGTAGCCATCGATGTAAGCCGTCTCGTCGATCTCGCGCGGGATACCGCTCATGAAGCCTTCCAGGATCCAGACCGCCAGGGGCACGTTGAACAGCAGGTGCGCCAGTGCCACCGCGATGTGCGTGTCCATCAGTCCCACCGTGGTGTAGAGCTGAAAGAAAGGCAGCAGAAACACCGCCGGCGGGGTCATGCGGTTGGTGAGCAGCCAGAAGAACACATGCCGGTCGCCCAGGAACTGGTAGCGCGAGAAGGCATAGGCCGCGGGCAGGGCCACGGTGACGGAAATCACCGTGTTGATGAAGACGTAGATCAGGCTATTGATGTAGCCCGAATACCAGGACGGATCGGTGAAGATCGTTGCGTAGTTCGCGAAGGTGAAGTCGCGCGGGAAGAAGGAGAAGCTCGACAGAATTTCCTGGTTGGTCTTGAAGCTCATGTTGACCATCCAGTAGATGGGCAAGACCGCGAACACCAGATAAACGATCAGAAAGATCGTGCGCTTGCGCAGTCGAGGCTCATGCATGGCCAGCCTCCTGCTTGTCCGAGGTTCCCACGCCCTGCATCCAGTTGTAAAGGATGAAGCACAGCAACAGGATGATCAGGAAATAGATCAGGGAAAAAGCCGCCGCCGGCCCCAGGTCGAACTGACCCACGGCCTTCTGCGTCAGGTACTGCGAGAGAAAAGTGGTCGCGTTGCCAGGCCCGCCACCGGTGAGCACAAATGGCTCGGTGTAGATCATGAAGCTGTCCATGAAGCGCAGCAGCACCGCGATCATGAGAACGCCGCGCATCTTGGGCAGCTGGATGTAGCGGAACACGGCGAACTTGCTGGCGCCGTCGATGCGGGCGGCCTGGTAGTAGGCGTCGGGTATGGAACGCAGGCCAGCGAAGCACAACAGCGCCACCAGCGGGGTCCAGTGCCAGACGTCCATGACCAGTACCGTGAGCCAGGCATGGGTGGAGTTGCCGGTGTAGCTGTAGTCCAGCCCCAGGCGATCCAGCGCGGCGCCCAGCAGCCCGATGTCCGCGCGCGCGTAGATCTGCCAGATGGTGCCCACGACGTTCCAGGGGATCAGCAGCGACAGCGCCATCACCACCAGCACGGCCGAGGATTTCCAGCCCTGGGCCGGCATGGCCAGCGCGAGCGCGATGCCCAGTGGCAGTTCGACCGCCAGCACCGCCAGCGAAAACCCCAGCTGCCGCAGCAGTGCTTCGTGCAACTCCGGGTCCCGCATCACGGCGGCGAACCATTCGGTGCCCACGAAGACCCGACGCTCGGGCGAGATGATGTCCTGCACCGAGTAGTTCACCACTGTCATCAGCGGCAGGATGGCCGAGAACGCGACGCAGAGGATCACCGGCAAGATCAGGAACCAGGCCCGCTGGTTCACAGGTTTGGTCACAACACTCATGGCACCAGTTCCTCCTGAACGTAAAAACAGGTGTGCTCGCCCAGCAACTGCAGCCAGAGCGTGCCGCCCGGCGGCGGTGGGGGCGGCGACTCGATGGCGAGCCGCACCTTGAGCAGCTGCCCCCCGGTCAATTCAACCGTCAGCATCAGGTGCGTGCCCACGTCCTGCACCTGGCGTACCCGGGCAGGCACGGCTCCCACGGCACCGGCTGCGGCCACGGTCAGGTACTCCGGCCGGATGCCCACCTTCACCGGCCCCTGCGGCAGCCCCCGCGCAGACGGCAACGACAGGGTCTGGCCGGCGAGCAACAACTCCGTGCCTCGCACCTCGGCGGCGACGAAGTTCATGCCCGGCGAGCCGATGAAATGGCCGACAAAAGTGTGTTGGGGTCGCTCGAACAGGGCGTCGGCCGGTCCTACCTGCACCGCCTTGCCGCGGGTCATCACCACCACCTGGTCGGCGAAGGTCAAGGCCTCCACCTGGTCATGCGTCACGTAGATCAGCGTCAGCTTGAGTTCGTGGTGAATCTGCTTGAGCTTGCGGCGCAACTGCCATTTGAGATGGGGGTCGATCACCGTCAGCGGCTCGTCGAACAGGACGGCCGACACGTCGGGGCGGACCAGCCCCCGACCGAGTGAGATTTTCTGCTTGGCGTCCGCGGACAGGCCGGCCGCGCGGCGGTTGAGCTGGCCGCTCAGGTCCAGCATCTCGGCGATCTCGCCAACCCGCTGGCGGATCTGCTCGCGCGGCACCCCGCGGTTGCGCAGCGGGAAGGCCAGGTTCTCGGCCACGGTCATCGTGTCGTAGATCACCGGGAACTGGAAGACCTGCGCGATGTTGCGCTCTTGCGGGCTGGCACGGGTCACCTCCCGACCGTCGAAGAGCACCTTGCCCTGCGACGGCACCAGCAGCCCGGACATGATGTTGAGCATGGTGGTTTTGCCACAGCCGGAGGGACCCAGCAAGGCGTAGGCACCACCATCCTGGAACACCATGTGCAGCGGCAGCAAGGCGTAGTCACTGTCTTGCCGGGGGTCCGGCCGATAGGCATGCGCCAAATCCAATTCGATGCGTGCCATCTCAGTGGCCCTGGGCTCGTTGCGGCGCGATGCACAGATCACCCGCCGCATCGAAGAGATAGGCCTGCGCTGCGCTGAAGTACACGGTCAGCGCGGCACCCAACTCGAAGTAATGCACGCCGGTGAGCTGCATCACCAGCTCACCGACCTGGGTCGCCACATGCACATAGGTGTCGGAGCCTGAGATCTCCGCCAGTTCCAATCGCCCCGGCAAGGCGACGTCGCCCTCGCGCGGCACCACCCGCAAGGCGCTGGCGCGCAACCCCATGGTGACGGCTCCCGCCGGCCGTTCAGCGGGCAAGGCGAACGCAAAGCCCGGGCCGCCTCGCAGGCGCAGGCCTTCGGCCGTGACATCCGCCATGAGCAGATTCATGGGCGGATCACTGAAGGCACGGGCCACCCGCAGGGAGCACGGGCGGTGAAAGACCTCGACCGTGGGCCCGTATTGCAGCAGTTCGCCCTGGTCGAGCACCGCCGTGTGGCCGCCCAGCAGCAAGGCTTCCGCGGGTTCGGTCGTGGCGTACACCACGGTCGAGCCCTCCGAGGCGAAGAGTTGGCTCAGCTCCTCCCGCAACTCCTCGCGCAGCTTGTAGTCCAGGTTGACCAGGGGCTCGTCCAGCAGCATCAAGGGCGCCTGCTTGGCCAGGGCGCGGGCCAGGGCCACGCGCTGTTGCTGGCCCCCCGACAGCTCGGCGGGCAGGCGGTCCAGAAAAGGTTCGATGTGCAGCTTGGCCGCCAGTTCGCGCACCCGCGCGTCCACGCCCGTCTGCTTGCGCAAGCGCAGGGGCGAGGCAATGTTGCGCGCCACGGTCATGGACGGGTAGTTGATGAACTGCTGGTACACCATGGACACGTCCCGCTTGCGCACCGGCACACCGGTCACGTCCCGCTCGTCCACCAGCACCCGTCCGGCAGTCGGTGCGTCCAGGCCGGCCATCAGCCGCATCAGGCTGGTCTTGCCCGCCTGCGTCGCGCCCAGCAACACCGTCACCGCGCCGCTGCGCAAGGCCAGGCTCATGGGTCTGAGCCAGGTCTCGGCGCCCACGTTCTTGCCGATGCCATCCAGTACCAGCCGCATCCCGCACCCTTTCATGAAATGAAGGAGGTCCGTCCCGGCACCCGACGCTGAGCAAGGCTGCCGGCAACTGTTCGCAATTTTTCGATTGTTATTCTTTTGTTTTCGTTTTCCGTACAGGTTTTCCCTGGAGCCATTCCTTTTCGCTCGTTTATAGTGGCCCGCTCGACATTGAGCGACCCGCATGGAGAACCACAATCCCCGTCAGCTGCGACTGATCGAGTTCGTGCGCACGCGCGGCTCGGCCACGGTGGAACAACTGGCCGAGGAATTGGGCGTGACCTTGCAGACCGTGCGGCGCGACATCCAGCGGCTGGCCGAGACGGGCGCGCTCACGCGCTTTCACGGTGGCGCCCGGGTCCCCAGTTCGACCACCGAGAACATCGCCCATCAGCAGCGCCAGCAGTTGCATGCGCAGGGCAAGGCGCGCATCGCGCGTGCCGTCGCGCGGCAGGTGCCCAATGGCTGCTCGCTCATCCTGAACATCGGTACCACCACCGAGGCCATTGCCCAGGCCCTGTTGCAGCACACGGGCTTGCGCGTGATCACCAACAACCTCAACGTGGCCCACATCCTGTGTGGCAACCCGAGCTTCGAGATCATCGTGGCCGGCGGCGTGGTGCGCCCCCGGGACCGCGGCATCGTGGGCGAGGCGGCCGTGGACTTCATCCGCCAGTTCAAGGTCGACATCGCGCTGATCGGGATTTCTGCGATCGAAGCCGATGGCTCGCTGCGCGATTACGATTACCGGGAAGTCAAGGTGGCCCAGACCATCATCGCGCAGTCGCGCGAGGTCTGGCTGGCCGCCGACACCAGCAAGTTCAACCGCCCGGCCATGGTCCAGGTCGCGACCCTGTCGCAGATCGATCGGCTGTTCACCGACGCAGAACCCCCCGCCCCTTTTCCCTCGCTGCTGAACGATGCGGACATCCGCCTGGAAGTCTGCACCTGATCCACCCTCTTCTGTAAGACGCGATCCGCCCATGACCTACCTGTTGGCACTCGACCAAGGCACTTCCAGCTCCCGCAGCATCGTCTTCAACGAACGGGGACAGATCGTCGCGCTCGCGCAGCAGGAACTGCCGCAGATCTATCCGCAACCCGGCTGGGTCGAGCACGACCCCATGCAGATCTGGCAGACCCAGCTCGCGACCGCGCGCGACGTGCTGCGCCAGGCGGGCATCAGCGCCTCGGCGGTGCACGCCATCGGCATCACCAACCAGCGCGAGACCACGGTGGTCTGGAACCGCAAGACCGGGCTGCCCATCCACCACGCCATCGTCTGGCAGGACCGCCGCGCGGAACCGGCCTGCGCGCGGCTGCGCGAGCAGGGCCACGCGCCGCTGATCCACGCGCGCACGGGGCTGCTGGTCGACGCCTATTTCTCGGGCATGAAGCTGCAGTGGATCCTTGACCAGGTGCCCGGCGCGCGGCAGCAGGCCTTGGCCGGTGAACTGGCCTTCGGCACCGTGGACAGTTGGCTGATGTGGCAACTGACGGGCGGCGCCGTCCATGCGACCGACGTGAGCAACGCCTCGCGCACCATGCTGTTCAATGTGCACAGCAATCGTTGGGACCCGGAGTTACTGGCCCTGCTCGACATCCCGCCGCAGCTCATGCCTGAAGTCCATCCCTCCAGCGCCGACTTCGGCCAAGTCCGGGCCGAGCTGCTGGGGCACGCGATCCGCATCGGCGGCGTGGCCGGTGACCAGCAAAGCGCCCTCTTCGGCCAGGCCTGTTTCCGCGCGGGCATGGCCAAGAACACTTATGGCACCGGCTGCTTCATGCTGATGCACACCGGCACCACCTTCCAGGCCTCCAGCAACGGCTTGCTGACCACCAGCGCGGCCCAGGTCAGCCGCCAGACCGAATACGCCATCGAGGGCAGCGTCTTCGTCG
It encodes:
- a CDS encoding ABC transporter substrate-binding protein encodes the protein MKTGYTAVALAIALLAGSAVAGEAEARKWVDTEFQPSTLSKERQVAEMKWFIDAAKKLQAKGVKEISVVSETITTHEYESKTLAKAFEEITGIKVKHDLIQEGDVVEKLQTSMQSGKSIYDGWISDSDLIGTHYRYGKVMNLTDYMAGAGKEYTNPGLDLKDFIGTRFTTAPDGKLYQLPDQQFANLYWFRADLFARKDLQDKFKAKYGYDLGVPLNWSAYEDIAEFFTNDVKTIDGKPIYGHMDYGKKDPSLGWRFTDAWLSMAGTADIGAPNGLPIDEWGIRVAADKCTPVGASVARGGATNSPAAVYALTKYVDWMKKYAPKEATGMTFGEAGPVPAQGQIAQQIFWYTAFTADMTKPGLPVVNADGTPKWRMAPGPNGPYWKDGMQNGYQDVGSWTFFSGHDANRTAAAWLYAQFVTAKTVSLKKTMVGLTPIRESDIQSAAMTQMAPKLGGLVEFYRSPARVAWSPTGTNVPDYPKLAQLWWKNVAQAVTGEKTPQAAMDTLADEMDQVMARLERAGMARCAPKLNPKSDPAKWLSTKAAPWAKLANEKPTGRTINYDKLLQAWKDGKVR
- a CDS encoding ABC transporter ATP-binding protein encodes the protein MARIELDLAHAYRPDPRQDSDYALLPLHMVFQDGGAYALLGPSGCGKTTMLNIMSGLLVPSQGKVLFDGREVTRASPQERNIAQVFQFPVIYDTMTVAENLAFPLRNRGVPREQIRQRVGEIAEMLDLSGQLNRRAAGLSADAKQKISLGRGLVRPDVSAVLFDEPLTVIDPHLKWQLRRKLKQIHHELKLTLIYVTHDQVEALTFADQVVVMTRGKAVQVGPADALFERPQHTFVGHFIGSPGMNFVAAEVRGTELLLAGQTLSLPSARGLPQGPVKVGIRPEYLTVAAAGAVGAVPARVRQVQDVGTHLMLTVELTGGQLLKVRLAIESPPPPPPGGTLWLQLLGEHTCFYVQEELVP
- a CDS encoding DeoR/GlpR family DNA-binding transcription regulator, producing the protein MENHNPRQLRLIEFVRTRGSATVEQLAEELGVTLQTVRRDIQRLAETGALTRFHGGARVPSSTTENIAHQQRQQLHAQGKARIARAVARQVPNGCSLILNIGTTTEAIAQALLQHTGLRVITNNLNVAHILCGNPSFEIIVAGGVVRPRDRGIVGEAAVDFIRQFKVDIALIGISAIEADGSLRDYDYREVKVAQTIIAQSREVWLAADTSKFNRPAMVQVATLSQIDRLFTDAEPPAPFPSLLNDADIRLEVCT
- a CDS encoding DUF2160 domain-containing protein; the protein is MFDWMAWTLPVAVFFIAIVLLLLGMTVWEIRSPTTRRRGFLPLETTRGDRLFIGLLLAAYVNLAFVGISGKLAEWLDLPSEPSVWFSFVLSMLLLLLVMRKG
- the glpK gene encoding glycerol kinase GlpK, which produces MTYLLALDQGTSSSRSIVFNERGQIVALAQQELPQIYPQPGWVEHDPMQIWQTQLATARDVLRQAGISASAVHAIGITNQRETTVVWNRKTGLPIHHAIVWQDRRAEPACARLREQGHAPLIHARTGLLVDAYFSGMKLQWILDQVPGARQQALAGELAFGTVDSWLMWQLTGGAVHATDVSNASRTMLFNVHSNRWDPELLALLDIPPQLMPEVHPSSADFGQVRAELLGHAIRIGGVAGDQQSALFGQACFRAGMAKNTYGTGCFMLMHTGTTFQASSNGLLTTSAAQVSRQTEYAIEGSVFVGGAVVQWLRDGLHAIKASSEVQSLAESVPDAGGVILVPAFTGLGAPYWNAEARGLITGLTRGTTLAHIARAALESIAFQSTALLEAMSRDAVAAGGSAVSELRVDGGACANDLLMQIQADLLGIPVVRPEVIETTALGAAYLAGLSTGLYAGTDELSQLWRAERTFLPTLGRAQARARMDQWEHAVRQATAD
- a CDS encoding carbohydrate ABC transporter permease, whose translation is MHEPRLRKRTIFLIVYLVFAVLPIYWMVNMSFKTNQEILSSFSFFPRDFTFANYATIFTDPSWYSGYINSLIYVFINTVISVTVALPAAYAFSRYQFLGDRHVFFWLLTNRMTPPAVFLLPFFQLYTTVGLMDTHIAVALAHLLFNVPLAVWILEGFMSGIPREIDETAYIDGYSFPRFFLTIFLPLIKAGVGVAAFFCFMFSWVELLLARTLTSVNAKPIVATMTRTVSASGMDWATLAAAGVLTIVPGAIVIWFVRHYIAKGFAMGRV
- a CDS encoding ABC transporter ATP-binding protein; this translates as MRLVLDGIGKNVGAETWLRPMSLALRSGAVTVLLGATQAGKTSLMRLMAGLDAPTAGRVLVDERDVTGVPVRKRDVSMVYQQFINYPSMTVARNIASPLRLRKQTGVDARVRELAAKLHIEPFLDRLPAELSGGQQQRVALARALAKQAPLMLLDEPLVNLDYKLREELREELSQLFASEGSTVVYATTEPAEALLLGGHTAVLDQGELLQYGPTVEVFHRPCSLRVARAFSDPPMNLLMADVTAEGLRLRGGPGFAFALPAERPAGAVTMGLRASALRVVPREGDVALPGRLELAEISGSDTYVHVATQVGELVMQLTGVHYFELGAALTVYFSAAQAYLFDAAGDLCIAPQRAQGH
- a CDS encoding carbohydrate ABC transporter permease; translation: MSVVTKPVNQRAWFLILPVILCVAFSAILPLMTVVNYSVQDIISPERRVFVGTEWFAAVMRDPELHEALLRQLGFSLAVLAVELPLGIALALAMPAQGWKSSAVLVVMALSLLIPWNVVGTIWQIYARADIGLLGAALDRLGLDYSYTGNSTHAWLTVLVMDVWHWTPLVALLCFAGLRSIPDAYYQAARIDGASKFAVFRYIQLPKMRGVLMIAVLLRFMDSFMIYTEPFVLTGGGPGNATTFLSQYLTQKAVGQFDLGPAAAFSLIYFLIILLLCFILYNWMQGVGTSDKQEAGHA